Below is a window of Planococcus rifietoensis DNA.
AAAGCCGGAGCCAGAAGCGGAAGCTGCAGGGCCGAAAAGCCTGACGCAGCAAAACGCCCACCGCATCCATCCGATGATCGGCATGGAAGGCATCACGCCGCGCGACTTTCAAGAAGCGTGAGCGTGCTTGACAAGGCCCGCGTGGTTTTCTATAATTCAATTTATAACAGATAGACAACACCTAGACGGAGACAGTAAAGAGATTCCGGCTGCTTAGAAAAAGGCTCCCCTTGGCTGAAAGGGCCTTCTGCCGCATCTTTTGAACGCTACTCCCGAGTGCAGCTAATCACTGCCGTCCCGCCGCGTTAAGGCGCTTGAGAGACACAGGATATTTTTCCTGTGTAACCAGGGTGGTACCGCGAATCGAGCCTTCGTCCCTTTTTATTAGGGGATGAAGGCTTTTTATTATGCAGAAGGAGGAATTTTGATGAAGAATTTGAAAGCTGAAGAAATCAGAAAGCTCTATCTCGACTTTTTTAAAGAAAAAAACCACGACGTGGAACCGAGCGCGCCGCTTGTGCCGTTTGAAGACCCGTCTTTATTGTGGATCAACAGCGGTGTCGCGACTTTGAAGAAATATTTTGACGGGCGCGTCATCCCGGAAAATCCGCGCATCGTCAACGCGCAAAAATCGATCCGCACGAACGATATCGAGAACGTCGGCAAGACGGCACGCCATCATACATTCTTCGAAATGCTCGGCAACTTCTCTATCGGTGAATACTTTAAAACAGAAGCGATCCACTGGGCATGGGAATTCCTGACGGACGACAAATGGATCGGATTCGATGCCGACAAGTTGTCGGTGACGATCCATCCGGAAGACGAGGAAGCTTATGCCATCTGGCTCAACGAAGTCGGCGTACCGGCTGAACGCATCATCCGCTTAGAAGGAAACTTCTGGGATATCGGCGAAGGCCCGAGCGGACCGAACTCCGAAATCTTCTACGACCGCGGCGAGAGCTACGGCAATGACCCTGAAGACCCTGAATTGTACCCGGGTGGGGAGAATGAGCGCTACTTAGAAATCTGGAACTTGGTGTTCTCCCAGTTCAACCACAATCCGGACCATACGTACACGCCGCTTCCGAAACAGAACATCGATACGGGAATGGGCTTGGAACGCATGGCTTCGGTCGTGCAAGATGTGCCAACTAACTACGATACGGACCTATTCGTGCCGATCATTGAGAAGACAGCAGAAATTTCCGGGAAATCCTACGGCGAAAGCCAGGAACAGGACATGGCATTCAAAGTCATCGCCGACCATGTGCGCACAGTCGCATTTGCCATTGGAGACGGCGCTTTGCCATCAAACGAAGGCCGCGGCTATGTGCTGCGCCGCCTGTTGCGCCGCGCTGTCCGCTACTCGAAGAAACTCGGCATCGAAAAACCGTTCATGTACCAGCTTGTGCCGGTTGTCGGCGACATCATGCAGAGCTTCTACCCAGAAGTCAAAGACAAGGAAGATTTCATTGTCCGCGTCATGAAACTCGAAGAAGAACGTTTCCTTGAAACCTTGCATGACGGTTTGGAAATCCTGTCCACGGTTGCCGAAAAGCAAAAGCAAGCCGGCCATAGCGAAATCCCTGGCGAAGATGTGTTCCGTCTGTATGATACGTACGGATTCCCAGTGGAGTTGACGGAAGAATACGCAGAAGATGTCGAAATGACTGTCGACCATGCAGGATTTGAGCGTGCGATGAACGAGCAGCGCGAACGTGCAAGAAACGCGCGCCAAAACGTCAATTCCATGCAGACACAATCCGAGGTGCTCGGCAATATAAAAGAAGAAAGCGAATTTATCGGCTATACGCACACAGTCGCGGACGCTGAAATCGTCGCTATCGTCAAAGACGGGGAATTGGTCGACAGCGCACAAGAAGGCGAAGAAGTGCAGCTTGTGCTGGACCGCACGCCATTCTATGCGGAAAGCGGCGGACAGATCGCCGACAAAGGAATTTTGTCGAATGATTTGGTGTCAGCTTCTGTACTCGATGTGAAAAAAGCGCCGAACGGACAGAACTTGCATAATGTGCGGGTTGATTCCGGCGAATTGACGAAAACGGCTGTCAAAGCGAAAGTCGATGCATCCGAGCGCCGCCATACAATCAAGAACCATACGGCGACCCACCTCTTGCACCAGGCATTGAAAGATGTACTCGGCACGCACGTCAACCAGGCAGGATCGTACGTCGGTCCAGACCGGCTGCGTTTTGACTTCTCTCACTTCGGGCAAGTGACGAAAGAGGAACTCTCGACGATCGAGCAGGCAGTCAATGAAAAGATCTGGGAAGGCATCGAAGTCGAATCCGGCTACCACAATCTGCAGGAAGCAAAAGATATGGGCGCGATGGCTTTGTTCGGTGAAAAATACGGCGATGTCGTCCGTGTCGTTGCGATCAGCGACTACTCGCTTGAGCTATGCGGCGGAATCCACGTGGCGAACACGTCCGAAATCGGCGTCTTCAAAATCGTCTCAGAAGGAGGCATCGGTGCTGGCGTACGCCGCATCGAAGCATTGACCGGAAAAGGCGCTTATGTGAGCATGAAGCAAAGCGAGAAGACTTTGGATGAAGCAGCTTCCTTGTTGAAAGCCAACCCGCGCGACCTCGTGCAAAAAGTCGAATCCACGCAAGCCGACATCAAAGCGTTGCAGCGCGAAAATGAATCACTGCTGCAGAAAATTGCCAATGCACAGTCCGGTGAATTGCTGGAGTCGGCAAGAAAAGTCGGCAATGTGACAGTATTGTCCGCAAAAGTTCAAGCAAAAGACAATAATCAGCTGCGCCAGATGGTCGATGACCTGAAAGCGAAATTCGAGCAGGCGGTCATCGTTCTCGGTGCGAGCGACGGAGACAAGGTTATGCTAGCAGCGGGCGTATCGAAAAACATTGCCGGTAAGGATTACCACGCCGGCAATATCGTCAAAGCGGTCGCAGAACAATGCGGTGGCAAAGGCGGCGGGCGTCCGGACATGGCGATGGCCGGGGCGAAAAATCCAGAGCAATTGGATGCGGCGCTCGAATCGGTCTACACTTTGGTCAAATAGGTTTAACAAATCTGTGCTTTCAGTTATAATGGGATTCAGCAAGAGGAACGAATTGCCAATACACATTCCGAAAGTGAGGTGCTTGTCGTGAGCTCATTTGATCGCACGATGAAATTCGATTCATCCGATGAATCGATGGAGCAGGACGTAAAGCAGGTAATGCTGCAAGTCCATGCTGCTCTAGAGGAAAAAGGCTACAACCCGATCAATCAGATCGTCGGGTATCTACTTTCAGGTGATCCGGCTTATATCCCTCGCCACCAGGATGCCCGGAACATGATCCGGAAACTGGAGCGGGATGAAATTTTGGAAGAACTGGTGAAGTTCTACATCAAAAAGAATAACGAGGAATAATTATGCGAACAATGGGATTGGATGTCGGCTCCAAAACGATCGGAGTGGCGATCAGCGATGCATTGGGCTGGACGGCACAAGGCATCGAAACCGTCAAAATCGACGAGGCGAACGGCCAGTTCGGGCTTGAACGCCTTGGCGAATTGATCAAGGAATACAAAGTAACGGAAGCGGTCGTGGGCTACCCGAAGAACATGAACAACTCCATCGGGCCACGGGCAGAAGCTTCCGAAAGATTTGCAGCATTGCTAAAAGAAGGATATGATATACCGGTAGTGCTTTGGGATGAAAGGCTGACGACGATGGCAGCAGAGAAAATGCTGATTTCTGCCGATGTCAGCCGGAAAAACCGCAAAAAAGTAATCGACAAGATGGCCGCAGTGATGATTTTGCAAGGCTATCTTGATTCAAAAAAATGATGAGGTGACACAAATGGAACATGGTCAAGAGCATATTACAGTAGTGGACGAGCACGGGAACGAGCAATTATTCGAAGTGTTGTTCACATTTGAATCGGAAGATTTCGGAAAATCATACGTCTTGTACTTCCCAGTAGGGGCAGATGAGGACGAAGAAGGTGAGATCGAAATCCACGCATCTTCTTTCACTGAAAACCTGGATTCTGATGAGAAAGTTTCCGGCGGCGAACTTCGCCCGGTAGAAACAGAAGAAGAATGGGACATGATCGAAGAAATGCTCAATACTTTCCTTGAGGAAGAAGAAGAAAACGAAGAGCAATAACCATAAGGGGGACGGAATTGAACCTTGATTCCGTCCCTTTCGTTTGAATCGCCTTCTGTTTTGGAGAGATGAATAGCTGAGGGGGAACACCCGTGGAAAAGCAGTCAAAAAAAGATGTCATGTTCGACAGGATGAAGGAAAAGAAAAAAGAAGTGAGAGTCGTTCGGCGCATCGTGCTGATCGTGGCGCTCGTCCTTCTTGTAGTCGTCGCAGTGGCCGGCTGGCAAGCTTATAGCTATGTCACGGACGCACTCGAACCTGTCGATCCGGATTCCCAGGAAGTCATCGATGTTGAAGTGCCGATCGGTTCCAACCTGGACAGCATTGCCGCCTTGCTTGAAGAGAACGGCGTCATTAAAGATGCCAGAATCTACAAGTATTACGTCAAGTTCAAAAATGAATCGGAATTTCAGGCAGGCAGCTATGGCTTGACTCAATCGATGACATTGGACGAAATAACGGAAAGTTTGAAAACTGGAAAAGTTTACCATGAACCGTTGTACACGATCAACGTTCCTGAGGGCTTGACCTTAGAAGAAATTGCCGAGCGCGTAATTGCGGAAAATACGGAATACACCGCCGAGCAGTTTATGGATCAAGTGCAGGACGAAGCCTATATCGACGAATTGATGGTCAAATACCCTGATTTGCTGACAGAGGAAATCAAAGGCGAGGACGTCAAATTTGCGCTCGAAGGCTATCTGTTCCCGGCCACTTATCCGATCTATGAGGAAAATCCTTCGCTTACCGTATTGATCGAGCAAATGCTTGATGCTACGAAAGCGAATATCGAACCGTACCAAAGCGTATTGCAGGAAGAGGAGAAATCGCCTCATTGGCTGCTGACTTTCGCTTCGCTATTAGAGGAAGAAGCGACTGCGAAATCAGATCGCCAAACCATCGCAAGCGTGTTCTACAACCGCATAGATCAAGACATGCCGCTGCAGACAGACCCGACCGTCATTTATGCAATGGGAGAGCATAAGGACCGCTTGTTCAACTCGGATTACGAGTTCGAAGATCCTTACAGCACCTATACGAATAAAGGCTTGCCGCCAGGACCGATCGCCGCTGCTGGCGCATCATCCATCGAAGCGGTGCTCGACCCGAACCAAACGGATTATCTATACTTCCTGGCTGACTC
It encodes the following:
- the ruvX gene encoding Holliday junction resolvase RuvX, coding for MRTMGLDVGSKTIGVAISDALGWTAQGIETVKIDEANGQFGLERLGELIKEYKVTEAVVGYPKNMNNSIGPRAEASERFAALLKEGYDIPVVLWDERLTTMAAEKMLISADVSRKNRKKVIDKMAAVMILQGYLDSKK
- a CDS encoding IreB family regulatory phosphoprotein; this encodes MSSFDRTMKFDSSDESMEQDVKQVMLQVHAALEEKGYNPINQIVGYLLSGDPAYIPRHQDARNMIRKLERDEILEELVKFYIKKNNEE
- a CDS encoding DUF1292 domain-containing protein, coding for MEHGQEHITVVDEHGNEQLFEVLFTFESEDFGKSYVLYFPVGADEDEEGEIEIHASSFTENLDSDEKVSGGELRPVETEEEWDMIEEMLNTFLEEEEENEEQ
- the alaS gene encoding alanine--tRNA ligase; protein product: MKNLKAEEIRKLYLDFFKEKNHDVEPSAPLVPFEDPSLLWINSGVATLKKYFDGRVIPENPRIVNAQKSIRTNDIENVGKTARHHTFFEMLGNFSIGEYFKTEAIHWAWEFLTDDKWIGFDADKLSVTIHPEDEEAYAIWLNEVGVPAERIIRLEGNFWDIGEGPSGPNSEIFYDRGESYGNDPEDPELYPGGENERYLEIWNLVFSQFNHNPDHTYTPLPKQNIDTGMGLERMASVVQDVPTNYDTDLFVPIIEKTAEISGKSYGESQEQDMAFKVIADHVRTVAFAIGDGALPSNEGRGYVLRRLLRRAVRYSKKLGIEKPFMYQLVPVVGDIMQSFYPEVKDKEDFIVRVMKLEEERFLETLHDGLEILSTVAEKQKQAGHSEIPGEDVFRLYDTYGFPVELTEEYAEDVEMTVDHAGFERAMNEQRERARNARQNVNSMQTQSEVLGNIKEESEFIGYTHTVADAEIVAIVKDGELVDSAQEGEEVQLVLDRTPFYAESGGQIADKGILSNDLVSASVLDVKKAPNGQNLHNVRVDSGELTKTAVKAKVDASERRHTIKNHTATHLLHQALKDVLGTHVNQAGSYVGPDRLRFDFSHFGQVTKEELSTIEQAVNEKIWEGIEVESGYHNLQEAKDMGAMALFGEKYGDVVRVVAISDYSLELCGGIHVANTSEIGVFKIVSEGGIGAGVRRIEALTGKGAYVSMKQSEKTLDEAASLLKANPRDLVQKVESTQADIKALQRENESLLQKIANAQSGELLESARKVGNVTVLSAKVQAKDNNQLRQMVDDLKAKFEQAVIVLGASDGDKVMLAAGVSKNIAGKDYHAGNIVKAVAEQCGGKGGGRPDMAMAGAKNPEQLDAALESVYTLVK
- the mltG gene encoding endolytic transglycosylase MltG, whose translation is MEKQSKKDVMFDRMKEKKKEVRVVRRIVLIVALVLLVVVAVAGWQAYSYVTDALEPVDPDSQEVIDVEVPIGSNLDSIAALLEENGVIKDARIYKYYVKFKNESEFQAGSYGLTQSMTLDEITESLKTGKVYHEPLYTINVPEGLTLEEIAERVIAENTEYTAEQFMDQVQDEAYIDELMVKYPDLLTEEIKGEDVKFALEGYLFPATYPIYEENPSLTVLIEQMLDATKANIEPYQSVLQEEEKSPHWLLTFASLLEEEATAKSDRQTIASVFYNRIDQDMPLQTDPTVIYAMGEHKDRLFNSDYEFEDPYSTYTNKGLPPGPIAAAGASSIEAVLDPNQTDYLYFLADSEGNNYFSTSYEQHLEYRDEHIGN